From Mucilaginibacter gotjawali:
TCCTTTAAAACATTTATTTGCTCAAGGGTAAGCAGTAAAGTGTAAAAAGACTTACTTACCGCCGAGACAAGGAAAATTTTGGTACTATCGCTTTGTTGCTGTGCCTGTTTGACGTATAAAGGCGCACTTTTAAAGGCATACAGAAGGCTAGGGTTAAATACCGATTGCGTAACCGCTATCCCCGGCACAAAACTGTAGTTGTGGCCTGAAGAGGATGTTGTCCCTGTTGTAGCAGAACCCGTTGTGCTTGTACCTGCCTGTGATTGCTGCAAATAATGAATCAGATCGCCTGAGGCACTTATTTGCGGCAACGCGGTTGATAAATTAATCAGGTTGTTTGTTTGGGCAATGTTGATATTGATTTTTGAAATGTTTACAGCAGGCTGGTGTTGTTTGGCATATTCAATACATTGCTGCAGTGTCAAATAATCTCCTGATTTGCTGGTACCCGTATCTTTAACAGTCACCGGCATCAGCAAGCTCACCTTGCCGGTATCCGGCACAATTTCGGGCGCCGTTACGCTTTTTGTTTTTGAATTTTGTGCAGCGGCAATAAAAGTTGAGCAAACCAAAAAGGTATTAAGCCATAAAATACGGGCTTTTGCCGGGCTAAAAAATATATTCTGCATTTTTAAACTCTATGATTTGCATTTTTATTATTGGATATGTCATAATTATCGTCCTGGAAATAAATAATATACGGGCGATTTTATTAATAAGGATAAACGCCAATATGTTTTGTAAAAATGTGAAAAACATATGGGCCTTAGGGTAACAATTTTGTTAATTAATTGCTTATGAATGATTAACAGTAAAATTGTTACGCAGTCTTAACGATTGCCATTTTGATATTTATTGTTTTGATTAGAATTTTAAAACCAGGATAGTATTTTTCAATATATGAAAATAAATCGTCAAATATTAAAGGTCGAAAAATTTAAACGGCAATGTGGTTCCCCTGGCGGGGATCATCAGGCAATATTTCCATTTGGGGAAAATCTATGTATTCAGCATACCACTGGATGGCGCTTACTACGTCCAATGCATCTTCGGCCATAATGCCAATAGTTTCAAATGCATATAGCTTTTTGCCAGCATATCCGTAAAGCTGGATTTCGTTGCTATCCGGGTCGAATTGTTCACTGTCGAGGCAAAATACCCTGATCTTTAAATGGGTATCCCTTGAGTGAATTATATCTCTGCAGCTATTATTCGGATCGGTTGCCAATAAATAAACATTGAAATCCATAAGCCTATAACAACATTATTGCTGGATAGTTTACACTATTATTGGTTTAGCTAATGCAATTTAAAAAAAACAGTAAAAATACCCATTATAGCCCGGTGGGTGCAGTTTTTAATCAAAATGCGCTGTTTTGCAGTAACCCTTTCTGCCATCTGTGTAAATTTTGCCAGTTATTTGAGAAACGATTTCCACAATTCACACCCCCCCGTAAACAGCGAAACGAATCTAATAAAGCTAACACCGTTTTATTTTTTGTTGGCATCTTCTTTGAACCGTCAATTGCGCCCACCCAACGGGTTGTTTTTCATAGGTAGATGTAGGGCCAAAAAACTGCGAGAGTATTTTTGGCCCTTACTTTTATTGGCAAGCATTAATTTAAGACCAGGCGTTTTAATCATAAAGGTGTAATATCCTTGTAAAGTAAAAATATAACATCGCCGGAGTTCTAAAATTAAATAGTTTTGCAAAAAAGGATCATATGGGAACTGTAAATATTCCGAGGCTTGATTTAAACGATTTTGTAAAGGGCAGCGATACCCTGCGTAAACAATTTTCGGACGCGATAGGCAAAGCATTTAACGAAACGGGTTTTGTTACAATCACCAATCATGGCTTAGATAAAAACCTGATCGGGAAATTATATGCGGATGTGAAAATGTTGTTTGCCCTTCCCGATTCAATTAAGGCGAAATATGAGATAGCTGGTTTGGCCGGGCAACGTGGCTACACCGGTAAACAAAAAGAAACAGCCAAAGGGTTTACTGCACCCGATCTGAAAGAGTTTTGGCAGATCGGGCAAACAGTTACCGATGATGATGCCATGAAGAGCGAATACCCCGAAAATATTAGGGTTGATGAAGTGCCGGATTTCAATGATACAACACTCAAAGTTTATAAAAAACTGGAATGGGCAGGCATTTATTTATTAAGGGCCATATCCGTTTACCTGGGATTGCCCGAAAATTACTTCGATAAACAAGTTCATAACGGAAACTCCATCCTGCGTACGCTTCATTATTTCCCGATCACTGATCCGGATAGGTTGCCCGCCGACGCGGTTAGGGCAGGCGCCCATGAAGATATTAACCTGATTACCCTGTTGATTGGTGCCAGTGCCGACGGCCTTGAACTGCTAACCCGCGAAAATAAATGGTTCCCGGTTAAAGCCCATGGTGAAGATATTGTGGTTAATGTAGGCGACATGCTGCAGCGCCTAACGAATAATAAATTAAAATCAACCACCCACCGCGTGGTTAATCCCCCGGGGGAGTTAATGAAATTTTCCCGTTTTTCGGTGCCGTTTTTTCTTCACCCAAAAGCGGGAATGGACCTCAGTTGTTTACCATCATGTATTGATGCATCTCACCCTAAGCAATATGATGATATTACGGCAGGCGCATACCTGGATGAACGCCTGAGAGAAATTGGATTGAAGAAATAATTAAAGTCCGAGAGTCGGGGAAGTCCGGAAGCAGGGAAGAAGCGGCAGGACTGCTGTTTTTTCTTTTTCTTTCGGACTTTCGGACTTTCCCGACTTTCGGACTAAAAACGTAAGTTTGCGCACATGAATCAAGACTTGTTTGTTTACAACACTTTAACACGCAAAAAAGAAAAATTTATACCGCTTAACCCGCCTCATGTGGGCATCTACGTTTGCGGCCCTACAGTTTACAGCGATGCGCACCTGGGTAACAGCCGTACCTATATATCATTCGATCTGATTTTTAGATACCTTACCCATTTAGGGTATAAGGTGCGTTACGTGCGCAATATTACCGATGCTGGCCACCTTGAGGGTGATGCCGGTGATGAAGGAGAAGACAAAATATCAAAAAAAGCAAAGTTGGCTCAGTTGGAGCCCATGGAGATTGTACAAAAGTATACTGTTGGGTTTCATGATGTAATGAAAGCTTTTAATATATTACCTCCAAGTATCGAACCAACTGCTACCGGGCATATTATTGAACAGATTGAATTGGTAAAAGTTATCCTTGCAAAAGGTTATGCCTACGAGGTGGATGGTTCTGTTTATTTCGATGTTGAGAAATATAACCAGACCAAAGATTACGGTGTTTTGAGTGGCAGAAACCTGGAAGATATGATGAACAATACCCGCACCTTAGGCGGCCAGGACGAAAAACGGGGCAAACTTGATTTTGCCCTGTGGATAAAAGCAAAACCTGAGCACCTGATGAAGTGGCCTTCGCCATGGGGTGTTGGCTTTCCCGGGTGGCATTTGGAATGTTCGGCGATGAGTAATAAGTACCTGGGCGAACATTTTGATATTCACGGCGGAGGCATCGACCTTGTGCCAACCCATCATACCAATGAGATAGCCCAGAATATGGCCGCCTGCGGCAAGAACCCTGCAACCTACTGGATCCACACCAATATGCTGACAGTAAATGGCCAGAAAATGTCAAAATCATTGGGTAACAGTTTTTTACCCTATGAGCTTTTTAGCGGCGACAACGCCATACTAAATAAAGGGTACAGCCCCATGACAGTTCGGTTTTTTATGCTCCAGGCCAATTACCGTAGTACACTTGATTTTGGTAACGAAGCGATGGAAGCCTCAGAAAAGGGCTTTAAAAGGCTCATGAATGCATTGACTTTATTAGATGGCCTTAAGGCATCAGCTACCACAGGTATTGAAATTCAGCCCTTAACTGATCGTTGTTATGCTGCCATGAACGATGACTTTAACAGCCCGGTGCTGATTGCCGAACTTTTTGAGGCAAGCCGGATAATTAATTCCGTGCACGATGGTAAAATGAAAATCGATGCATTAAATCTGGAGCTTTTGAAAAACACGATGACCAGTTTTGTGTTTGATATCCTGGGGTTAAAAAATGAACAGGCCGCCAATGACGACTTGCCGAAAGTTTTAGATTTTATTGTAAATTTAAGAAATGAAGCAAAAGTCAGCCATGATTATGCAGCTTCAGATAAAATAAGAAATGGCCTGCAGGAAATTGGTTTTAAGTTGAAAGATAACAAAGATGGTACAACCTGGAGTAAAATTTAATTGACATCCTTACGTTAGGTAGTTGATTATATAGAGCTAAGCCGGATTGTTTTCTGAATGTTAAAAAACGATAAATTATTGCAATGACCACTGTTCGTCGAGGCTTCGTCCATTAAATGTTTTAAATTAGCACACTTCTGTAAAAAAATGATGAAAAAAATACTATTCTCCACCTTTATATTGTTTAGTACGATTGGTTGGGCGGCTGCCCAGGGCCCTGCTGCCGATGTAAACAAAGTTGTAAACGCAGATAAAGATTTTGACAAATTAATTGAAAGAAAAGGAATTAAAGACGGGTTTTTAGCTGTGGCTGATCCTGAAGGTATTGTTTTTAAACCCAATGTAGTTAACATTATTGAGTTTTATAATAATATTGATAAACAGGCTGGTAATTTAAAACAGCACGCCAACTTCGGACGCATTTCTGCCAATGGCGACCTGGCGTTTACAGCCGGGCCGTACGTTTATCAAAACGGGACGGATGATACCGATAAGGTGTTTGGCGATTATGTTTCTATATGGAGGGCTGAGGGTGAAAATGGTTTAAAGTTACTGATCAACCTGGGTATACAGCATCCCGAGCCTGAGCAGGATCCTATTTCTGATTTCAAAAACCCCGACTCGGTAAGGCAGGTAGCCGTAAGCAAAGATCCTTTTGCCGGGAAAAAGATCATCCTTGCTACTGACAATGTATTTAATCATTCATTGTCAATTTCAACAATGGCCAGTTATAAGGAGTTTTTGAGCCCCGAGGGCCGGTATTATTTCCCCGGTTTTGAACCAATGACCGGGCAGGATAAGGTAATGAAGTTTATTGATAATGAAGCCATCTCCATAACGGCGCAAACTACAAACGGCGGACGCTCTACCAGCAACGATTTGGCCTATACTTATGGTAAAGCACGTATAAAAAAGGGCGACATCGTCAGTAACTACAACTATGTACGTATCTGGGAACAGGATGCCGGCCATAAATGGGATATTGTACTTGAAATATTTTCAGCAGTTGAAAATGAATAAAAGTTAAGCGAAGAATATCAGCATAAATACAAAAGGCAGCATTTTATATAATTGCTGCTTTTTTTTTGACCTTAAATATTAAATCGTCCCCTGTTTTCAGGGTAATTGTGTTTTTTTTATAGCCTGTTTGTTAATAACTTTAAATTTTGTTTATAAACAACCCGAACCCTATTGGATCTTAACCGTACAAAGTATTAACCAAGCCGATATAATATGGGAGATTTAAATCAGTTCAAAAGGTCGAAAGAAAGGATCACAGAAGTCCTGTCACATCTGATGCATAAAAACATCAAAGATGAGAAGACCAGTATGTTTATTGCTGACCTACAGAATTCGATCAATAAACTGGAAAGTAAAATAGAGGAATTTAAACGGCAAAAGGCCAGTTAAAAACCCCAATAATTATTGCCCGCTTAATTTATTGCCACAAGCGCAGTTGTCCCCATCAGCTTGCCATTTTTATTATAAGTTTCGGATTTTATAAAACGGCCAAGCGCCGGCGAAAACCATTCAGTTGATTGCATATTCACCGGTATGCCAATCCCCATCATTTTGGTTTCCATACGGATGTCGTAAGTGATCTTAAAACATTCAAAATCTCCGGCTGGTGTACTGATGGTTTCTTTTAATACCACGTTTCGGTTGGTAATATCCATGTGGGTTTCGCCAAACTTTTGGCCGTTATTTAATATGGTGATCACCATTGAGCCATCATCAAGTTTTTGGCCCGCACTAAGGTTAAGCGGGTAGCTTAAATACTTGCCATCGGCCTGCATTTGCATATTGCTCATTTGCTTGTTGCCGTTTGCCGGCATAAACGACCGCATATCAATGTTGACGGATGAGCCGTTGCAGGTAATGTCAAAATCGCTGTTTCCAATAACTTTACCGTTTTTGTCAGTTATTTCGCTGTGAGTGCTAATTGTTGCAGCATCTTTTTTTACCGAACTGTAAGTGATTTTCCCGGTTTGATTGCCTTTGGCATCCGAATTACTGTAAACCAACTTTTTGCCGTTGGTGGCGTTCAAAAACTGTTCGCAACTCTGCGCATAGCCGAAGCGAACCAGCACCAACAACGATAGCGCTGTGATAATGATCTTTTTCATGGTAATTAAGTTTAAAGTATTTGCTTTTAGTGTTTTATGTATAAAAATACTTATAAAACAATTAGTTGCATATTTTTTTTCCCGTTAAAATCAGAGTGGTGTTACGCAGGAATCGTCGCATGAAACGCTAATTGTTAAAATTATTCAGTTTTTAGTTAAATATTGTTAAGGGGTGTTAAATGATTTAGCTATTTGAAAAATTAGGCAGAAATTGGTATGTATTAGTTGATTAAGTGAATGGTTGACGAGGTGAGTAGGTTTCGCCGATCTGCGCAACTCAATCAACTTAATCCAACTCAATCAACCATTTAACTAATTCACAACTTATGCAACACAATTACAAAAAGATCAACAATTTTTTAGGCTGGCTTTGTTTTGTAATAGCCACCACTACCTACGTTTTAACGCTCGAACCATCGGTGAGCTTTTGGGACTGCGGGGAGTTTATCTCCTGTGCTTACCGTTTGCAGGTATCGCACCAGCCTGGCTATCCTTTGTTTGCAATGCTGGGCAAGGCGTTTTCATTATTGTCATTTGGCGACCGTACAAAAGTAGCCTATTGTACCAATTTAATGTCGGCGCTGGCCAGCGGAGCTACTATTATGTTCCTTTTCTGGACAATCACTGCCCTGGCACGAAAGCTGGTTAAACCAGGTGAAGAAAATAGCCGCCAACACCAACTGCTAACCTTCGGCGCCGGTTTGGTAGGCGCACTTGCCTTTACCTTTACCGATACTTTTTGGTTTTCGGCGGTTGAGACTATCGTATTTGCCATTTCTTCCTTGTGCACTGCTATTGTTTTTTGGGCGATATTAAAATGGGATGCTAAAGCTGATACGCCCGGGGCTGATAAATGGATCCTGCTTATCGCTTACCTCATCGGCCTTTCTATGGGGATACACCTGCTTAATTTATTGACCATACCTGCAATTGCTATGGTTTATTATTTCCGCAGGTTTAAAAAAATCAGCCTTAAAAATGGCATAATGGCTTTTCTTATCAGTATCCTTATACTCGCTATAGTCCAGTTCGGTATCAGGGGCTACACTGTATATTTTGCCGCCTGGTTTGATTTTTACTTTGTTAATTCGCTGGGAATGGCATTTGGCAGCGGGGCATTTGTATTTATGGCGTTACTTTTCGCCGTGCTCATTTTTGGGATCTGGTACAGTATCAAACATAAAAAGCCATTGTTGAACCTGGCGCTCTTGTGTACCATCTTTATTTATTTCGGCTATAGCTCATTTGTTTATATCCCTATCCGTGCTGCTGCCAATACCGATCTCAACAACTCGCACCCTGATAATGCTTTCACTTTATATGGCTATTTAAACCGGGTGCAGTATGGCGAAACCCCTTTGTTATCCGGCCCGTATTTCGATGCTAAAATTATTGATGAAAAAGAAGGCCCTGCTATTTACCGTAAAGGGAAAACCCAATATGAGAATGCCGGAAAAAGCATGGAATATGTGTACGACCACAACACGTTTTTACCCCGCATGTGGAGCACCGAATCGGACCCGTATTATGCACAGAATGTGCAGTTCTACAAGCAATGGCTGCAATTGGGCGATGGCCAGGCGCCAACATTTTCGGACAACCTGAAATGGCTGTTCAGCTGGCAGGTTTACCAAATGTATGCCCGCTACTTTTTATGGAACTTTGTGGGGCGTTATAATGATGCTGACGGGCAACAAAGCACCGTGGGCGTAAACGGGAACTGGACAAGCGGCTTGTTCGATGGGGGCAAACACCTGCCGAAAGCAGTGATAGATGATGTAACCTACACGCCGCTGTATGCGCTTCCGCTCGTGCTGGGTTTGTTAGGTGCATATTATCATTTTAAGCGTAAAAAAAGGGATGCGCTGGTGATTGCGCTTTTATTCTTTTTTACAGGCGTCGCCATCGTGCTGTATGTTAACCAAAACTCGCTTCAGCCCCGCGAACGCGATTATTCGTATGTGGGCTCTTTTTATGCTTTCGCGATATGGATAGGGTTGGGCGTAATTGCCCTTGCCGAAATTGTACGCTTAAAGCTGAATGCCAGGCTTGCAGCTTATGGTTCCTTTGGCGTGTGTATGATGGCTGTGCCGGTATTGCTGGCCTGTAAAGAGTGGCGGGCGCATGATCGTTCAACGAAACTTACGCCGCATGATATGGCTTACAACTTTCTTATCTCCTGTCCAAAAAATGCCATTTTGTTTACTTATGGCGATAATGATACTTACTCGCTTTGGTATGACCAGGAAGTTGAAGGCATAAGGCCGGATGTGCGTATTGTTTGTATGAGCCTGTTTAGTGGCGACTGGTATATCCACCAGATGCAGGGAAAGATGAACCAGTCGGCGCCATTGCCGGTTACCATGCCTTTTGATAAGTATAAAGAGGGGGTGAGGGATGTTGTTTATTACAACGATGCCAAAATTGCCGGGAATGTTGAACTGAAGGACGTTTTTGATTTTGTTACCTCGGACGACAGCCGCGCAAAGATGACCTTGCAGGATGGCTCCCTGGCCAATTTTATGCCAACCAAAAACTTTAAATTAACGGTTAACCCGGACGAAGTGATAAAAAATGGTGTGATTACTGCTGATCAGAAAGAAAAATTGGCACCAGAAATGGACTGGAAAATATCATCCAATTATTTAACCAAAGATAACCTGGCCATGATGGATATCATCGCACATAATAACTGGAAAAGGCCCATTTGCTTTACTACTACCATGAGCGAGAGTAGTATGTTCGGCCTGTTGCCATATCTTTATAAAGAGGGATTTGTTTATCACCTCATCCCTTTTAAAACTGAAGTAAGTAAAGATGCGCAATCATCTAAAACCAACAGCCTGGTAATGTATGGCAATGTAGTGAACAAGTTTAAATACGGCAATTTTAAAACCGCCAGGTACCTGGATAATGTATCTAAAACGCAGTTCTATTTAAATATGCAGATCACATTTAACGACCTTGCCCACGGCCTTATACAGGATGGTCGTCCTGACCTGGCCCTTAAATCACTGCATAAATTTGATGATGAAATGCCGGATATTACACCCGATATTGATACTGCGGCACAAAAGTTCTTTATGTCGCAAACGGCCTATAAGCTGGATGATATCAAATTGGGTAATCAATTGGTAAAAAGCGTTGATAACTATATCACCGGTCAGCTGGATTACAATTATGAATTACTGAAACAAAACAATAACCAGGCGATTGACGGACGCACCGTGCAGCTCGGGATGCAATTGCTGAATGGTATGACAGACACTGCCAAAACAAGCCACCAAACGGAATTAAGTAACCAGTTACAGGCACAACTGAAGGATTATGAGAATAAGTTTGCCGTATTGGAAAACAGGTAGTATTCCGGCGTCCATATTTCATGGATTTCAGCGTAAAGCTCTTTTTCTTTTACTATAATCCCGGACTATCGGCTATGGTAAGAAAAGGTGTTCGTTCGTTTTTTACTAAAGCAGGTGGTAAAACAAACAGACACATTAAAATGCAAAAAGGAGGCTGTCTCAAAAAGGCAGCCTCCTAACATTCACAGGTATAAAAAATGCCGGTATTATTTACCTTTCACCACTAACGCTTCCAGGAAACTAACAATCCGTGAAGGCTGTTTTCCGTTTCGTGGATAATGAGCGTTTACCTGTACAAGGTAGATCTCGCCGGGTTTTGCATTTCCGGGTACGGTGCCCGAAATTTTAAATTCAGTCTCGGCAGGGTTTTCAAATTGTACAATATGCCTGCCGTACTCCTTATGCTGTTCAATTCTCCCTTTTGAAACAGGGATTATCTCGTGCTTAAGTTCAGTTACCGGTAGCTCTTCGTGCAGAGACGGGATAAGGTATGGCGGTGTTTTGCAGTAAATAGCCCGGTTTGCCCTAACAACCTCCAAAACTTTGTCGTTTTTAGCAAAGTCAGCTGCAACGTGCCGCACGTTAACCGCAATACTGATCTCCGCTACCGGATCAAAGTGATGAACGCGCCCCAGACCCAGGATGATATGCCATGGGGCGCCCGGCGATACAAACAGCGTATCGGTGTTCCTCCAGGCCGAGCAGCTATGGGCGACATTAATGTCGGGCCGTGGTATGTCAGTTGCGCTGCTCAGGCTGTTGGCATTAAAACTGCAGGCGGTGCCGGGGGTAAACAAACTAACGGCGGCGCAAGTGTGGCTATCAATGCCGCCAGCGTTTACAAACGGCACAGATGAGTATACGATAGTACTGCCACCGGCCGGAACTGTTGCAACCTGGGTATCCAGGTATTGGCCAATGGTGGCCACACCTTCGGGTATTGTCCAAAAAGTAACCTTTGTGCTTACCTCAAATTCCGAGTCGTTGTGGATCCTCGCAGCAAATCCGTAAGATACACCAGGCAGTACTTTTGTGTCGCCACCAATTACAGGTACAACTGTACCTATGGATGTAGTGCTGAACGGGGTGAACAGGATGATATCCGGGCTTTCGTATCCGCCGGTAATATAAACCGATTCGGGCTGCTGGTAAAATGCAAATGCCACCAGGTTTGATGGTGTATTTCCGGTTACAATTAAATTTTGCCCGCTAACCTGGGGGTTGCTGCCGGCGCCTTCCAATATGTCCCACTTATCAAAATTCGCATTGCTGTTAATAACTGCGGGTGTGGGCATAGGGTTCGCCGCGGCGGTTACGGTTTCAGTTGCAGGTACTACGCCCAGTGAGCCATACACGTTCACATTGTGCGTTAGTCCGTTATCGGGTGCAATACCGGTTACAAAAAAATTATCTAAAAATTCACCCGTTGTTTCGTCAAAAGCATCAAGGTAAATGCCGGGGCCACCTCCTCCCGGGCCCGAAATGCCGCTGGCAAGGTAAACGGCCAGTATGTTGATGGTTTGCGAACCCACTAAAAGCGGGTTGTCAGGATCCGAACCAGGCAGGTTAGCAAGGTTTGTTGAGGTTTGCCCCGCCCCGCATCCGGATACATTGATAAAACCGAATGTATAGGTTGTTGTACCCTGGGTGTGGCTCGCCGGTGGCATATCGGGGTGAAACTGGCTGCCGGGCGCCAAATCGTTTGTTGGCGGGACAATGATACCCGGTACAGGAACGTAGGTTGACGATGAGGCAGGGATCCTGTTTTGTCTGGTTACAGGGCCGCCAACTGCTAGCGGCTCATAGTAAACATAATTATAAATTGCGTTAGGCATGACGATGTTTTTTTAATGTTTTTACCTACTCTGTTTCCCGTTTTCGGCTCACCGGGTGCTTACTCTTTTGTTTGTTTTTGCTGCAGACAATAGCAAAGGGATTTTCGGCTTCTTGCTCCGTATTAATTTAGATGATGAGTCATAAGTTTCGAATCTGAAGTAAAATATGGCAAGGGGGTTATTCGAACCTGAGATTCAAGGCTTAGGGCTTAATTGGTTAATCAATAGTCAAAGTTATCTTGCATAAAGGCTGGATAGCTGCGTATCAGCACTGAATTTGCGGGAGGGTTTTTACGTAATGTTTTCAGGTGGTACAACGGTAAGCCATTAAACGGCACAATAAAAAAAAATACCGGGCGTATGTTTATTTATTACTATCTGCTGAATTTACAGGCTATTACAAATGTGAGTGAAATGATAAGAAATAGAATGATTATATTTACTTTGGTAAATGAATTTAAAGCAGATCCATAAAAATGTCAGATAATAAAATTGCCGTGCTTTATGTAGATGATGAAGAACATAACTTGTTTTCATTCAAAGCCACTTTTCGCATTAAATATAAAGTGTTAACCGCGCTCAGCGGCGCTGAGGCGCTGGATATTCTTGCTAAAAACCAGGTACATATTATTATAACTGACCAGCGCATGCCGGAAATGACAGGTATAGAGTTTTTGGAGAAAGTGCTGGATAAATTTCCGGACCCGATGAGGCTGCTGTTAACAGGCTACGCAGATATGAATGCAGTTATTGACGCCGTAAATAAAGGGAAGATCTTTCATTACCTGGCTAAGCCCTGGAATGAAGAAGAATTGGATTTAACCATAAACAGGGCTTATGAAAAATACCTGGAACGCGTGCAACTAAAAGAAATGAACGAAAAGCTGGAACAATCCAATGATCAACTGGAGTTTCTGTTACGACAAAAGCTACTGTCGTGACTGTTTTATTTATTACCTGCAGGCGGTACGTGCTTCAGCAATGAGGCTAGTTTTTCAAGGGTAAGGGGCTTTTCTACAAGGCTTTTTACTGTTTTAAAGGTTAATATTTTATAGATGTCCTTCGGATCGTTGGAAGATGATAATACGGTTAAAACGATGATGACATATTTTTTTTGTATTTCCGCAGGTATTTTTTCGAATTCCTCAACAAATTTAAAGCCGCTCATTACCGGCATTTGCAGATCAAGTAAAATTATTGTAGGAGGAACTACGTCGAAGTTGTTATTTTCCCTGATCAGTTCCAAGGCCTCCTGTGCATCATTAAAGGTTTTAATGATGAGATTTTGATTGGCCCGCTGCAAAAACTTTTGGGTTACATAGCAATCCAGCTCGCTGTCGTCAATAATAATAAATGAAAGTTCTCTATTCATCAGATGGATGGAATTGTTACTTTAAAAGTTGTTCCCTGGTGCAAAACAGAGCTCACCTCAATTTGCCCGTTTAACTTTAGCAGTGCACTTTTTACATTATATAACCCAAATCCCGACCCCACTTCCGCGGAATTTGAGCGAAAGAAAAGGTTGAATATTTCGCCGAGATGGCTTTCCAAAATGCCAATGCCTGTGTCAGACACATGAATTACGGCTTTGCCATCGGCTACAACAATTTTTACTTCAACAGATTTTATTTCAGCGTTCGTGTCCTGGTATTTAAAAGCATTTGATAAAAGGTTGTTGATAATAAGCCGCAACGGGGCCTCATCACATAAAAATACTTCATCCTGCCTGATATCTACCTTAAACAACACATTGTTTATTTTTGAATTCACGATATAAATCGCCTTTAATTCATCAATAATGGTATTAAAATCAATTTCTGTTATTTTCAGCTCGCCTCTTTGCATGCTGTAATAATCGTGCATGCTTAAAACATAAGTATTTAATTTTTTTACTGATTTTTCCATCAGGAATAGCATTTCTTTTATTTCGGAGGTGTCGTCAATCTCCCTTGCCAGGTTGATCGCCCCTAATATTCCGGTTAATGGCCCCCGTATATCATGGCTTACGCTGTAAGCAAATTTATTGAGCTCGTTATAAGCTTTCTGTAATTCTTCATTTTTGACAAAAAGCATGGAATTGGCCATGTAAAATTTATTAGCCTCTTCTATTGCCCATATAATATCTGCCTCTATCCAGGGTTTTTTTACAAACCTGAATATGTTCCCCTTATTGATGGCATCGATAATCGATTCCACATCGGTGTAGGCTGTTAACATAATGCGCACCGGCAGGGGGTGCGTTACCCTTATCTCTTCAAAAAAATCGACGCCTGTTTTACCGGGCATCCTTTGGTCACAAAATATGACCCTTATATCGGGGTTATTATCCAGGCAGGAAATAGC
This genomic window contains:
- the cysS gene encoding cysteine--tRNA ligase, giving the protein MNQDLFVYNTLTRKKEKFIPLNPPHVGIYVCGPTVYSDAHLGNSRTYISFDLIFRYLTHLGYKVRYVRNITDAGHLEGDAGDEGEDKISKKAKLAQLEPMEIVQKYTVGFHDVMKAFNILPPSIEPTATGHIIEQIELVKVILAKGYAYEVDGSVYFDVEKYNQTKDYGVLSGRNLEDMMNNTRTLGGQDEKRGKLDFALWIKAKPEHLMKWPSPWGVGFPGWHLECSAMSNKYLGEHFDIHGGGIDLVPTHHTNEIAQNMAACGKNPATYWIHTNMLTVNGQKMSKSLGNSFLPYELFSGDNAILNKGYSPMTVRFFMLQANYRSTLDFGNEAMEASEKGFKRLMNALTLLDGLKASATTGIEIQPLTDRCYAAMNDDFNSPVLIAELFEASRIINSVHDGKMKIDALNLELLKNTMTSFVFDILGLKNEQAANDDLPKVLDFIVNLRNEAKVSHDYAASDKIRNGLQEIGFKLKDNKDGTTWSKI
- a CDS encoding TapB family protein, with protein sequence MKKIIITALSLLVLVRFGYAQSCEQFLNATNGKKLVYSNSDAKGNQTGKITYSSVKKDAATISTHSEITDKNGKVIGNSDFDITCNGSSVNIDMRSFMPANGNKQMSNMQMQADGKYLSYPLNLSAGQKLDDGSMVITILNNGQKFGETHMDITNRNVVLKETISTPAGDFECFKITYDIRMETKMMGIGIPVNMQSTEWFSPALGRFIKSETYNKNGKLMGTTALVAIN
- a CDS encoding DUF4440 domain-containing protein yields the protein MMKKILFSTFILFSTIGWAAAQGPAADVNKVVNADKDFDKLIERKGIKDGFLAVADPEGIVFKPNVVNIIEFYNNIDKQAGNLKQHANFGRISANGDLAFTAGPYVYQNGTDDTDKVFGDYVSIWRAEGENGLKLLINLGIQHPEPEQDPISDFKNPDSVRQVAVSKDPFAGKKIILATDNVFNHSLSISTMASYKEFLSPEGRYYFPGFEPMTGQDKVMKFIDNEAISITAQTTNGGRSTSNDLAYTYGKARIKKGDIVSNYNYVRIWEQDAGHKWDIVLEIFSAVENE
- a CDS encoding isopenicillin N synthase family dioxygenase — translated: MGTVNIPRLDLNDFVKGSDTLRKQFSDAIGKAFNETGFVTITNHGLDKNLIGKLYADVKMLFALPDSIKAKYEIAGLAGQRGYTGKQKETAKGFTAPDLKEFWQIGQTVTDDDAMKSEYPENIRVDEVPDFNDTTLKVYKKLEWAGIYLLRAISVYLGLPENYFDKQVHNGNSILRTLHYFPITDPDRLPADAVRAGAHEDINLITLLIGASADGLELLTRENKWFPVKAHGEDIVVNVGDMLQRLTNNKLKSTTHRVVNPPGELMKFSRFSVPFFLHPKAGMDLSCLPSCIDASHPKQYDDITAGAYLDERLREIGLKK